A region from the Micrococcus cohnii genome encodes:
- a CDS encoding DUF5998 family protein, with amino-acid sequence MIKPFRSESPCPSSLEAALLKAGFYPELVSHALDQELDGRRILSHLVHVDTHFDYDEIHRHSTVLGVCEDVVVAAHLDDQPLDADGRQVLAQVSTELVPLHAIRSVVITTGHAHPERFRPSDPVAEMTVALQWAGGQRLDLQPAGCADPQCEADHGYTGTSTREDLVIRVAADADGQQAVDEALDFARTLRRAHLAAIA; translated from the coding sequence AGGCGGGCTTCTACCCCGAGCTCGTGTCGCATGCGCTGGACCAGGAGCTGGACGGGCGACGGATCCTCTCGCACCTGGTGCACGTGGACACGCACTTCGACTATGACGAGATTCACCGCCACAGCACCGTGCTCGGTGTCTGCGAGGACGTCGTGGTGGCCGCTCATCTGGACGACCAGCCCCTCGACGCCGACGGGCGGCAGGTGCTCGCGCAGGTCTCGACGGAGCTGGTGCCGCTGCACGCGATCCGCTCCGTGGTCATCACGACCGGCCACGCCCACCCCGAACGATTCCGTCCGAGCGACCCGGTGGCGGAGATGACGGTGGCCCTCCAGTGGGCCGGCGGCCAGCGCCTGGACCTGCAGCCGGCCGGCTGCGCCGATCCGCAGTGCGAAGCGGACCACGGCTACACCGGCACGAGCACTCGGGAGGACCTGGTCATCCGCGTCGCCGCTGATGCCGATGGGCAGCAGGCCGTCGACGAGGCCCTGGACTTCGCTCGCACGCTGCGCCGTGCGCACCTGGCCGCGATCGCGTGA